In one window of Skermanella rosea DNA:
- the lhpI gene encoding bifunctional Delta(1)-pyrroline-2-carboxylate/Delta(1)-piperideine-2-carboxylate reductase: MRTISAAEVEAALEFGPLIERLRKMFRSGCEAPVRHHHTIPTFDQHAATLLVMPAWQVGRYIGVKLVTVFPDNGTRSLPSIMGSYLLLSGKTGAPLAMIDGPALTVKRTAAASALAASYLARNDASRLLMVGTGALAPHLVLAHATVRPIREVLIWGRDPAKADRLAKQLNRRGMKVSATQDLEGAVRGADIVSCATLSREPLIRGEWLAEGVHVDLVGGFTPEMREADDAAIARARIFVDTREGATKEAGDITQPLAAGLMTVDDIAGDLFDLTRGDRAGRRFYSQITLFKSVGTALEDLAAAQYAVEVT, translated from the coding sequence ATGAGGACTATCAGTGCCGCCGAGGTGGAGGCGGCCCTAGAGTTCGGGCCGCTGATCGAGAGGTTGCGGAAGATGTTCCGCTCGGGGTGCGAGGCGCCGGTCCGGCACCACCACACCATCCCGACCTTCGACCAGCACGCCGCCACGCTGCTGGTGATGCCGGCCTGGCAGGTCGGCCGCTATATCGGGGTCAAGCTGGTCACCGTGTTCCCCGACAACGGGACGCGCAGCCTGCCCTCGATCATGGGTTCCTACCTGCTGCTGAGCGGCAAGACCGGCGCGCCGCTGGCCATGATCGACGGGCCGGCGCTGACCGTCAAGCGGACGGCGGCGGCCTCGGCCCTGGCGGCCTCCTACCTGGCGCGGAACGACGCCAGCCGGCTGCTGATGGTCGGCACCGGCGCGCTGGCGCCCCATCTGGTGCTGGCCCACGCGACCGTGCGGCCGATTCGCGAGGTGCTGATCTGGGGCCGCGATCCGGCCAAGGCCGACCGGCTGGCGAAGCAGCTCAACCGGCGCGGGATGAAGGTCTCCGCGACCCAGGACCTGGAGGGGGCTGTGCGCGGGGCCGACATCGTGTCCTGCGCTACCCTGTCGCGCGAGCCGCTGATCCGGGGGGAGTGGCTGGCCGAGGGCGTCCACGTGGACCTGGTCGGCGGCTTCACCCCCGAGATGCGGGAGGCCGACGACGCGGCGATCGCCCGCGCCCGCATCTTCGTCGATACCCGCGAAGGCGCCACGAAGGAGGCCGGGGACATCACCCAGCCGCTGGCGGCCGGGCTGATGACGGTGGACGACATCGCCGGCGACCTGTTCGACCTGACCCGGGGCGACCGCGCCGGCCGGCGCTTCTACAGCCAGATCACCCTGTTCAAGTCGGTCGGGACCGCGCTGGAAGACCTCGCCGCCGCCCAGTACGCCGTCGAAGTCACCTGA
- a CDS encoding NAD(P)/FAD-dependent oxidoreductase — protein sequence MGMHVAVVGAGIMGLSTAWALARRGHRVSVYDQYAVPNPLGSSVDQHRLIRHAYGAEGGYTDMVDEAYRAWERLWADLGQRLYEPTGTLCLGSVEDTSWLHESAATLATRGRAVRWLSGAALAAEFPLIEAGGVREAFHLETGGVLLAGRIVELMAHHLPGRNVTIHPHAAVLDVDPATATIRLADRTVVRADALVVAAGPWVPRLVPELAGRAVPSRQVLTYLAMPEGLRDAWARHPMVLDIDPECGFYLVPSVAGTGMKIGDHRFTLTGDPDRDREAGLEEAERIWAFGRARLADPDRYSIASAATCFYTCEKDERFVVEPLDGTGASGGRAWVMTGFSGHGFKFGPVLGERMAAALENPDLGPTLTSWAAGRQPVPRDTPRDTVTDTPSS from the coding sequence ATGGGAATGCATGTCGCGGTGGTCGGGGCCGGAATCATGGGCCTCTCGACCGCCTGGGCGCTCGCGCGCCGGGGACACAGGGTCAGCGTCTACGACCAGTACGCGGTGCCGAACCCGCTGGGCTCCTCGGTGGACCAGCACCGGCTGATCCGCCACGCCTACGGGGCGGAGGGCGGCTACACCGACATGGTGGACGAGGCCTATCGCGCGTGGGAGCGGCTGTGGGCCGACCTGGGGCAGCGATTGTACGAGCCGACCGGGACGCTGTGCCTCGGTTCGGTCGAGGACACATCCTGGCTGCACGAGAGTGCGGCGACCCTGGCCACGCGCGGACGGGCGGTGCGCTGGCTGTCGGGTGCGGCGCTGGCGGCGGAGTTCCCGCTGATCGAGGCTGGCGGGGTGCGGGAGGCGTTCCACCTGGAGACCGGCGGCGTGCTGCTGGCCGGGCGCATCGTCGAGCTGATGGCGCACCATCTGCCGGGCCGGAACGTCACCATCCATCCCCATGCCGCCGTGCTCGATGTCGATCCGGCGACGGCGACGATCCGGCTGGCCGACAGGACGGTGGTGCGGGCCGACGCCCTGGTGGTCGCGGCGGGGCCGTGGGTGCCGCGGCTGGTGCCGGAACTGGCCGGGCGGGCGGTGCCGTCGCGGCAGGTGCTGACCTACCTGGCGATGCCGGAGGGGCTGCGCGACGCCTGGGCGAGGCATCCCATGGTGCTGGACATCGACCCGGAGTGCGGCTTCTACCTGGTGCCGTCGGTGGCCGGGACGGGGATGAAGATCGGCGACCACCGTTTCACCCTGACCGGCGACCCGGACCGGGACCGCGAGGCCGGGCTGGAGGAGGCGGAGCGGATCTGGGCGTTCGGCCGCGCGCGGCTGGCCGATCCGGACCGCTATTCGATCGCCAGCGCCGCCACATGCTTCTATACCTGCGAGAAGGACGAGCGCTTCGTCGTCGAGCCGCTGGACGGGACGGGAGCGTCGGGGGGACGGGCCTGGGTGATGACCGGATTTTCCGGCCACGGCTTCAAATTCGGCCCCGTGCTCGGCGAACGCATGGCCGCGGCCTTGGAAAACCCGGACCTGGGACCGACATTGACGTCGTGGGCCGCCGGCCGCCAACCCGTCCCGCGGGACACCCCGCGGGACACAGTGACGGATACGCCATCATCATGA
- a CDS encoding lipopolysaccharide assembly protein LapA domain-containing protein: MRYLSWIITIPIALVIVSFAVSNRDPVELALWPLPFSITVPIYVAALTALVLGFLAGGFVAWSADRKHRVAARVRGRKAAQLERELSREREERTAAEKRVAEAAQRLAASNAPMLTSDAAARRVPMSQIETARAQ, encoded by the coding sequence GTGCGTTACCTGTCCTGGATCATCACCATCCCGATCGCCCTGGTCATCGTGTCGTTCGCCGTGTCCAACCGCGATCCCGTCGAGCTGGCCCTGTGGCCGCTGCCGTTCTCGATCACGGTGCCGATCTATGTCGCGGCGCTCACGGCGCTGGTCCTGGGCTTCCTGGCCGGCGGCTTCGTCGCCTGGAGCGCCGACCGCAAGCACCGCGTCGCCGCCCGCGTGCGCGGTCGCAAGGCCGCCCAGCTGGAGCGCGAGCTGTCCCGCGAGCGGGAGGAGCGCACCGCCGCCGAGAAGCGCGTCGCCGAGGCGGCCCAGCGGCTGGCCGCGAGCAACGCGCCGATGCTGACGTCCGACGCCGCGGCGCGCCGGGTGCCGATGTCCCAGATCGAGACGGCCAGGGCGCAGTGA